A region from the Lolium perenne isolate Kyuss_39 chromosome 4, Kyuss_2.0, whole genome shotgun sequence genome encodes:
- the LOC127294093 gene encoding serine carboxypeptidase-like 42 yields the protein MAGSWRAAALAAAMVGWVVSSCVVGFPVEDLVTRMPGQPAVGFRQFAGYVDVDDKAGRSLFYYFTEAQDGAAGKPLTLWLNGGPGCSSVGGGAFTELGPFYPRGDGRGLRLNKKSWNKVSNLLFVESPAGVGWSYSNTSSDYNTGDKRTANDMYKFLLGWYKKFPEYRSRSLFLSGESYAGHYIPQLADVLLAHNEKSKGFKFNIKGVAIGNPLLKLDRDVPATYEYFWSHGMISDEIFLAINKDCDFEDYTFGDSHNESKSCNQATAAANAIVGDYVNNYDVILDVCYPSIVMQELRLRKYVTKISIGVDVCMSYERFFYFNLPEVQHALHANRTHLPYGWSMCSDVLNYTSKDGNIDILPLLERIVEHKIQVWVFSGDQDSVVPLLGSRTLLRELAHKMGMRVTVPYSTWFHKGQVGGWVTEYGNMLTFATVRGASHMVPFAQPDRALGLFGSFVLGQRLPNTTHPPIGG from the exons ATGGCGGGCTCCTGGCGGGCCGCAGCGCTGGCGGCGGCGATGGTCGGCTGGGTCGTGAGCAGCTGCGTGGTCGGGTTCCCGGTGGAGGATTTGGTGACGCGGATGCCGGGGCAGCCAGCGGTGGGGTTCAGGCAGTTCGCCGGGTACGTGGACGTCGACGACAAGgccggccggagcctcttctacTACTTCACCGAGGCGCAGGACGGCGCCGCCGGCAAGCCGCTCACCCTCTGGCTCAACGGAG GTCCTGGTTGTTCCTCGGTCGGAGGCGGCGCTTTCACCGAGCTCGGCCCATTTTATCCAAGAGGAGATGGTAGAGGCCTTCGATTAAACAAGAAGTCATGGAATAAAG TGTCCAATCTTCTATTTGTTGAGTCACCCGCTGGAGTTGGATGGTCCTACTCCAACACCTCATCAGACTACAATACCGGAGATAAGCGGACAG CTAATGACATGTACAAATTTCTGTTGGGATGGTATAAGAAGTTCCCTGAGTACAGATCAAGAAGCTTATTTCTTTCTGGAGAGAGCTATGCAG GGCATTATATACCGCAACTCGCTGATGTTCTTCTCGCGCACAACGAGAAATCAAAGGGTTTTAAGTTCAATATCAAGGGAGTGGCA ATCGGGAATCCTCTACTCAAGCTTGACAGGGATGTTCCTGCAACGTATGAGTATTTCTGGTCTCATGGTATGATATCCGATGAAATATTTCTTGCCATAAACAAGGATTGTGACTTTGAGGATTATACCTTTGGCGACTCTCACAACGAGAGCAAGTCGTGCAATCAGGCCACTGCAGCGGCGAATGCTATAGTTGGGGATTATGTCAACAATTATGATGTTATCCTTGACGTTTGTTACCCATCAATTGTGATGCAGGAGCTACGGTTGCGCAAATAT GTGACCAAAATCAGCATAGGAGTGGACGTTTGCATGTCATAtgaaagattcttctacttcaatcTTCCAGAAGTACAGCATGCTCTCCATGCTAACAGAACACACCTACCTTATGGCTGGAGCATGTGCAGTGA TGTGCTGAATTACACCAGTAAGGATGGCAACATCGACATCTTGCCTTTACTCGAGAGAATCGTGGAACACAAGATACAAGTTTGGGTATTCAG TGGCGATCAAGACTCCGTTGTGCCCCTCTTGGGATCCCGAACCCTTCTGCGAGAGCTAGCTCATAAAATGGGGATGCGTGTGACAGTTCCGTACAGTACTTGGTTTCACAAAGGCCAG GTTGGAGGCTGGGTAACAGAGTATGGCAATATGCTGACCTTTGCAACAGTGCGGGGCGCGTCTCACATGGTGCCATTTGCACAGCCAGACAGAGCGCTCGGACTATTTGGATCGTTTGTGCTTGGACAGAGGCTCCCAAATACGACCCATCCACCCATTGGAGGGTAA
- the LOC127294094 gene encoding pentatricopeptide repeat-containing protein At1g20230 — protein sequence MPPPTAGLLSGLLRRCAAAKALPTGAQLHAQALVGGHLPQATLETDLVLLYCRCAALPCARKVFDAMPSPSMHAYNILLAASPPRLALELLSGLLASGFRPDCYAVPAALRACAELQDQHLGAALHGFAIHIGFLANVVVSSALLDMYAKSGLLANAARVFHEMPERDSVVWNCMVTAYARAGMAAETLELFRRAQVEEVNMVRDLRAVPSVLSICGKEGELMKGREVHGRMVRCLAFDSDVPIGNTLIDMYAKCGHVDAARAVFAGMQQRNVVSWSTLISCFGVHGKGKEALGVYKKMLSERVKPNCITFTSVLSSCSHSGLVTDGRMIFDSMSRFHGVEPTAEHYACMVDLLGRAGAIEEAIRFIKKMPMEPCASVWGALLSACAMHNNVDVGEIVAYRLFELEQGNASNYITLCGIYDAVGQLDGVAGLRSRMKELGMVKTPGCSWVDVKGRAHAFYQGSIPRYLRRRILWILDRLLKDMGNSESEYGHAYQYYESS from the coding sequence ATGCCGCCGCCCACCGCTGGTCTTCTCTCCGGCCTCCTTCGGCGCTGCGCCGCCGCCAAGGCACTACCCACCGGCGCGCAGCTCCACGCACaggctctcgttggtggccacctCCCTCAGGCCACCCTCGAGACTGACCTGGTCCTGCTATATTGTCGCTGCGCCGCGCTCCCGTGTGCCCGCAAGGTGTTCGACGCGATGCCTTCTCCGTCCATGCACGCGTACAACATCCTCCTTGCCGCCTCCCCACCCCGGTTAGCTCTTGAGCTTCTCTCTGGCCTCCTCGCCTCCGGGTTCCGCCCTGACTGCTATGCTGTCCCTGCGGCGCTCCGGGCGTGCGCCGAGCTCCAGGACCAGCATCTTGGTGCCGCGCTCCACGGATTTGCCATCCATATAGGTTTTCTTGCCAATGTTGTTGTCTCCAGTGCACTTCTAGACATGTATGCTAAGTCTGGTCTCCTGGCCAATGCGGCGAGGGTGTTCCACGAGATGCCAGAGAGAGACTCTGTTGTGTGGAATTGCATGGTTACCGCTTATGCAAGGGCCGGGATGGCCGCGGAAACACTGGAGCTCTTCAGAAGAGCTCAAGTGGAGGAGGTGAACATGGTGAGAGATCTGCGGGCTGTGCCGAGCGTGCTGAGTATCTGTGGGAAGGAAGGGGAGCTGATGAAGGGGAGAGAAGTGCATGGCAGGATGGTCCGATGCCTTGCATTCGATTCGGATGTCCCAATTGGGAACACGCTGATCGACATGTATGCAAAGTGTGGGCACGTGGACGCGGCGCGAGCGGTGTTTGCAGGCATGCAGCAGAGGAATGTGGTGAGCTGGTCAACGCTGATATCTTGCTTTGGCGTTCATGGCAAGGGAAAAGAGGCATTGGGAGTCTACAAAAAGATGTTGTCTGAGAGGGTGAAGCCAAATTGCATTACCTTCACGTCAGTTCTTTCGAGTTGCAGCCACTCAGGGCTAGTGACTGATGGCCGGATGATCTTTGACTCAATGAGTAGGTTTCATGGTGTAGAGCCCACTGCTGAGCACTATGCATGTATGGTTGATCTCTTGGGACGTGCTGGAGCCATTGAAGAAGCTATCAGGTTTATAAAGAAGATGCCTATGGAACCTTGTGCTAGTGTATGGGGAGCTCTACTCTCCGCTTGCGCCATGCATAATAATGTCGATGTTGGAGAAATCGTAGCCTATAGGCTGTTTGAGTTAGAACAAGGCAATGCTAGTAATTATATCACTCTCTGTGGTATTTATGATGCAGTCGGTCAGCTTGATGGTGTTGCAGGATTGAGATCAAGGATGAAGGAACTTGGTATGGTGAAGACACCTGGGTGCAGCTGGGTTGATGTGAAGGGAAGAGCTCATGCCTTTTACCAAGGGAGCATCCCACGTTATTTGAGGAGACGAATTCTTTGGATTTTAGATCGGCTGCTCAAGGATATGGGCAATTCAGAATCTGAATATGGCCATGCGTACCAATATTATGAGTCAAGTTAG